Proteins co-encoded in one Nitrospira sp. genomic window:
- a CDS encoding glycine C-acetyltransferase produces MAYDSLKQVLSAQLADIRAKGLYKSERRILGPQGSDLLVSQGTVLNLCANNYLGLANHPAIVQAAQNGLKTHGYGMASVRFICGTQDLHKQLEQAVSDFLGTEDTILYSSCFDANGGLFEVLVGENDAVISDALNHASLIDGIRLCKAKRFRYAHSDMADLEARLQEAGGCRVRLIVTDGVFSMDGDLAKLDQIVELAERYDAAVVVDDSHATGVLGPKGRGTPAHFGVAGKVDIVTSTLGKTLGGATGGFTSGKAEVIELLRQRSRPYLFSNSLPPPIVAGALCALDLVKQGDHLREALQAHAVYFRSELTTLGFRLIPGEHPIIPVMLGDASLATSMAEALLKEGVYAVGFSYPVVPLGQARIRTQMSAAHTRTQLQQAVAAFAKVGRALGVIQ; encoded by the coding sequence ATGGCTTACGACTCACTCAAGCAGGTTCTCAGTGCCCAACTCGCCGACATCCGCGCCAAAGGCCTCTACAAGTCCGAGCGTCGCATTCTTGGTCCGCAAGGCTCGGACCTCCTGGTGTCGCAAGGTACCGTTCTGAACCTCTGTGCAAATAATTATCTCGGGCTTGCGAATCATCCGGCCATTGTGCAGGCGGCTCAAAATGGGCTGAAAACCCATGGCTATGGTATGGCTTCCGTGCGGTTTATTTGTGGTACGCAGGATTTGCACAAGCAGCTGGAACAGGCCGTCAGCGACTTTCTCGGTACCGAGGACACCATCCTCTACAGCTCCTGCTTCGATGCGAACGGGGGACTATTTGAAGTGTTGGTGGGTGAGAACGATGCTGTCATCAGCGACGCCTTGAACCATGCCAGCCTGATCGACGGCATCAGACTCTGCAAGGCCAAACGATTTCGCTACGCCCATTCCGACATGGCAGACCTCGAAGCGCGACTTCAGGAAGCGGGTGGATGCCGCGTGCGGCTGATCGTCACCGATGGGGTGTTCTCGATGGATGGCGATCTGGCCAAGCTGGACCAGATCGTGGAGCTGGCGGAACGGTATGATGCGGCAGTGGTGGTTGATGATAGCCATGCCACAGGGGTTCTTGGTCCGAAGGGCAGGGGGACACCGGCTCATTTTGGTGTAGCAGGGAAAGTCGACATTGTCACCAGCACATTGGGAAAAACGCTCGGTGGCGCGACCGGCGGGTTTACATCCGGCAAGGCCGAGGTGATCGAGTTGCTGCGTCAGCGATCACGACCCTACCTATTCTCGAACTCGCTTCCTCCGCCCATCGTAGCCGGTGCATTGTGCGCGCTCGATCTCGTAAAACAGGGTGACCATCTCAGAGAGGCGCTTCAGGCTCACGCCGTCTACTTCAGAAGCGAGCTGACCACGCTCGGCTTTCGGCTTATCCCGGGTGAACATCCCATCATTCCGGTGATGTTGGGCGACGCCTCGCTTGCGACCTCCATGGCGGAGGCCCTACTGAAAGAAGGGGTTTATGCCGTTGGATTCAGTTATCCCGTGGTGCCACTAGGGCAGGCGAGGATTCGGACTCAAATGTCGGCAGCCCATACAAGGACTCAGTTGCAACAAGCCGTAGCGGCGTTTGCGAAGGTGGGTCGTGCGCTCGGCGTGATCCAGTAA
- a CDS encoding cadherin-like beta sandwich domain-containing protein: MHRTVTVMGQCLASILSLTAVLSASGCKDAGSISEGPQVRLSSLSVSEPGLQPAFSSAITTYTLHVPPTVASVTVTATPENSSTNITIDGTPTRSLSKPLNNPGLDTLIIITLTEQSGSQSPYVITVHRDNNILSNLTVSSGSLTPGVSPGTLNYTVDVATDASSLTVTATVQDSNASLMINGQGISSGQPREISPLAPPGSNTLITILVQTPSGAEKTYTVTVKRPLPSSNAALSALTVTAGTLNPGFAAGTLNYTVTVPASVDSLTVTATKSDLNAVMSAAGSVIASAGVLTGSVSSALGLGTTTLFTITVIAQDGVGTRPYTINVFRDAR, translated from the coding sequence ATGCACCGTACAGTCACCGTCATGGGACAATGTTTGGCCAGTATTCTTTCCCTGACCGCCGTCCTCAGTGCCTCCGGCTGCAAAGATGCGGGGTCGATCTCGGAAGGACCACAGGTCAGGCTCTCTAGCTTGTCAGTCTCTGAACCAGGACTCCAACCGGCTTTTTCAAGCGCGATCACCACCTATACGCTCCATGTACCGCCAACCGTCGCAAGCGTGACGGTAACAGCCACACCAGAAAATAGCAGCACCAACATCACGATCGATGGGACCCCGACCCGAAGTCTTTCAAAGCCCCTCAATAATCCAGGATTGGACACACTCATCATCATCACCCTCACTGAGCAGAGCGGAAGTCAAAGCCCCTACGTCATCACGGTGCACCGGGACAACAATATCTTGTCGAACCTGACTGTGTCCTCAGGTAGTTTAACCCCAGGGGTTTCACCGGGCACGCTGAACTACACCGTGGACGTGGCAACCGATGCCTCCAGTCTCACCGTCACTGCGACGGTTCAGGATTCAAATGCCAGCTTGATGATCAATGGACAAGGAATCAGCTCCGGTCAACCACGCGAGATTTCACCGCTGGCGCCCCCAGGGTCGAACACGCTCATTACCATCCTCGTGCAAACACCCAGTGGCGCTGAAAAGACCTACACAGTCACCGTGAAACGACCGCTGCCTTCGAGCAATGCCGCACTGTCGGCCTTGACGGTGACTGCAGGCACCCTGAATCCAGGATTTGCTGCCGGCACACTGAACTATACGGTCACTGTCCCCGCCAGCGTCGACAGCCTGACGGTGACGGCGACCAAGTCTGATCTGAATGCGGTGATGTCCGCAGCTGGGTCCGTGATCGCGTCGGCAGGAGTCTTAACCGGAAGCGTGAGCAGTGCACTCGGCTTGGGAACCACGACCTTGTTCACGATTACCGTGATTGCACAGGATGGAGTGGGTACAAGACCATACACGATCAACGTCTTTAGAGATGCGCGCTGA
- a CDS encoding response regulator transcription factor, translated as MEKIKVLIADDHRVVREGLAAILKTKEDIHVIGEAQDGAEAVEKARALLPDVILMDVSMPRMGGVEATRQVKREFPHIGIVALTMYEEQQYIFDLVRAGATGYLLKDSESSQIVAAIRAISRGESLIHPSVASKILAEFSLMAQKKGKKPSWAEHDLTEREITVLRLVADGKTNKEIANTLDLSEKTVKNHVRNIFHKLQVYDRTQAAITAIRKGLIELDPKR; from the coding sequence ATGGAGAAAATCAAGGTGCTGATTGCCGACGATCACCGAGTGGTTCGGGAAGGCTTGGCAGCCATTCTGAAGACCAAAGAGGACATTCACGTCATCGGCGAAGCACAAGACGGTGCAGAGGCCGTCGAAAAAGCCCGCGCCTTGCTTCCGGATGTGATCCTGATGGATGTCAGCATGCCACGGATGGGAGGCGTCGAGGCCACCAGACAAGTCAAACGTGAGTTCCCGCACATCGGCATCGTGGCGTTGACCATGTACGAAGAACAACAGTACATCTTCGATCTTGTCCGTGCGGGCGCGACAGGCTATCTCTTGAAAGACTCTGAATCGTCACAAATCGTGGCGGCCATTCGAGCGATCTCTCGAGGCGAATCGCTGATCCATCCGTCTGTTGCTAGTAAAATCTTGGCGGAGTTTTCATTAATGGCCCAAAAGAAGGGGAAAAAGCCATCCTGGGCTGAGCATGATCTGACGGAGCGGGAGATTACGGTGTTACGATTGGTGGCCGACGGGAAAACCAACAAGGAGATCGCCAATACCCTTGATCTGAGCGAAAAGACGGTCAAGAATCACGTCCGGAACATCTTCCATAAACTACAAGTCTATGACCGCACGCAAGCGGCCATCACCGCCATCCGCAAGGGCCTGATCGAGCTGGATCCGAAGCGGTAG
- a CDS encoding 50S ribosomal protein L9 yields the protein MKVILQETLEGVGHLGDLINVADGFARNYLLPRRKAVEADGRSIKAFEHAKRVAAEKAKKETLEIESYAKKVSAVELTIEAQVGKDDKMFGSVTTKDIAEGLAAQGVTVDRRKIQLAQPIKELGTVAVPIKMPRDVVATVKVHVVKKQEAEEPSAS from the coding sequence ATGAAAGTCATTCTTCAAGAGACCCTGGAAGGGGTAGGGCATCTCGGCGATCTCATTAACGTCGCCGATGGGTTTGCGAGAAACTATCTGTTACCGCGCCGGAAGGCCGTTGAGGCGGATGGTCGGAGCATCAAGGCTTTCGAGCATGCCAAGCGAGTGGCAGCCGAGAAGGCCAAGAAGGAAACGCTGGAAATTGAATCCTACGCCAAGAAGGTGTCGGCTGTTGAGCTGACGATCGAAGCGCAGGTCGGCAAAGACGACAAGATGTTCGGCTCTGTCACGACCAAAGACATCGCAGAAGGATTGGCGGCGCAAGGTGTCACGGTGGATCGGCGAAAGATTCAATTGGCGCAACCGATCAAGGAACTTGGGACGGTGGCCGTGCCCATCAAGATGCCTAGAGATGTGGTGGCGACGGTGAAGGTCCACGTGGTGAAGAAGCAAGAGGCAGAAGAACCTTCCGCTTCATGA
- a CDS encoding serine hydroxymethyltransferase, translated as MQDAIGSLDALKAVDPDVYAAIESEAVRQREKLLLIASENFASPAVLAAQGSLLTNKYAEGYSGKRYYGGCQHADAVEDLAIQRCKQIFGAEHVNVQPHSGSQANMAAYLSVLKPGDTILGMDLAQGGHLTHGSKVNFSGILFRVFSYGVDRQTERIDYDAVQKVAEECRPRMIVVGASAYARILDFPRFQQIAKSVGAYLLVDIAHIAGLIAAGLHPNPVLYADFVTTTTHKTLRGPRGGVTMCKAEYAKGVDKLVFPGLQGGPLMHVIAAKAVAFQEALSPGFKRYQQQVLANAKALAQGLVERGYKIVSGGTDTHLMLLNLSNKGITGKDADAALDAAGIIVNKNAVPYDEKPPAVASGIRLGAPIVSTRGMREPEMKQIVGLVDRVLQHRQEPVVLEEVRAEAKALNSRFPFIYQY; from the coding sequence ATGCAGGACGCGATCGGCTCACTGGATGCACTGAAAGCGGTAGATCCCGATGTCTATGCCGCGATTGAGTCGGAAGCGGTCCGGCAACGTGAAAAGTTGCTCTTGATTGCCTCGGAGAATTTTGCCAGCCCGGCGGTGCTTGCCGCCCAGGGGTCGTTGCTCACCAATAAATATGCCGAAGGCTATTCGGGTAAGCGGTATTACGGCGGCTGTCAGCATGCTGATGCGGTCGAAGACTTGGCCATTCAGCGGTGCAAGCAGATTTTTGGTGCCGAACACGTCAATGTCCAGCCGCATTCTGGGTCACAGGCCAACATGGCGGCCTATCTGTCGGTCTTAAAACCGGGCGATACGATTCTCGGGATGGATCTGGCTCAGGGCGGCCATTTGACGCATGGCAGCAAGGTCAATTTCTCCGGCATCCTCTTCCGCGTGTTTTCCTATGGCGTTGATCGCCAGACGGAACGGATTGACTACGATGCCGTGCAGAAGGTGGCAGAGGAATGCCGTCCGCGGATGATCGTAGTCGGGGCCAGCGCGTATGCCCGCATACTTGATTTTCCTCGATTCCAGCAGATCGCCAAGTCAGTCGGCGCGTATCTCTTGGTCGATATCGCGCATATTGCTGGGCTTATCGCAGCGGGTCTTCACCCGAACCCTGTTCTCTATGCGGACTTCGTGACCACGACGACCCATAAAACTCTGCGTGGCCCGCGTGGGGGTGTGACGATGTGCAAAGCCGAGTACGCCAAGGGAGTCGACAAGCTGGTGTTTCCTGGATTACAAGGCGGACCGCTCATGCACGTGATCGCGGCAAAAGCTGTGGCGTTTCAAGAGGCCCTCTCTCCAGGGTTCAAGCGCTATCAGCAACAAGTGTTGGCCAATGCGAAAGCCTTGGCGCAGGGATTGGTCGAGCGCGGATATAAGATCGTCTCCGGTGGGACCGATACCCATCTGATGCTCCTCAACTTATCGAATAAAGGTATTACGGGGAAAGATGCCGATGCGGCGCTCGATGCTGCGGGGATTATCGTCAACAAGAACGCTGTGCCGTACGATGAAAAACCACCGGCCGTGGCCAGTGGAATTCGCCTTGGAGCGCCAATCGTGTCCACGCGCGGCATGCGCGAGCCCGAGATGAAGCAGATCGTGGGGTTAGTCGACCGCGTGCTGCAACATCGGCAAGAGCCAGTCGTGCTGGAGGAAGTACGGGCTGAGGCGAAGGCGTTGAACAGTCGGTTTCCCTTCATCTATCAATACTAA
- the nrdR gene encoding transcriptional repressor NrdR: MKCPFCDELEDKVVDSRMAKEGEVIRRRRECLGCKRRYTTYERVEEILPVVVKKDGRRESFDRNKILVGLKKACEKRPISIGTIEAVTDRIEKRIQEMGETEIQSRVVGEEVMKELHQLDQVAYVRFASVYREFKGIDQFMDELQTLAQHRHES, translated from the coding sequence GTGAAATGTCCGTTCTGCGATGAACTCGAAGACAAGGTGGTCGATTCTCGTATGGCCAAGGAAGGCGAGGTCATCCGCCGCCGCCGCGAGTGCCTTGGGTGTAAACGCCGCTATACCACCTACGAGCGAGTTGAAGAAATACTCCCGGTCGTGGTGAAGAAGGACGGTCGCCGCGAGTCGTTTGACCGCAACAAGATTCTCGTCGGACTGAAAAAGGCCTGTGAAAAGCGGCCGATCAGTATCGGCACCATTGAGGCCGTCACCGACCGGATAGAAAAACGGATTCAGGAGATGGGCGAGACGGAGATTCAAAGTCGGGTTGTCGGTGAGGAAGTCATGAAGGAGTTACATCAGCTGGATCAGGTCGCCTATGTCCGGTTTGCGTCCGTGTATCGAGAGTTCAAGGGCATCGACCAATTTATGGACGAGTTACAAACGCTTGCTCAGCACCGGCATGAGAGTTAA